Proteins co-encoded in one Spirosoma endbachense genomic window:
- a CDS encoding trimeric intracellular cation channel family protein has protein sequence MTIWYLTDLVGTSVFAISGALSALSKKMYHDLFGIFFIGFLTAIGGGTLRDIIMGAHPIAWIRDPNYLIVIIVSVIIAVLCRRWWLGTLRRPLLIFDTIGIGIYTILGMQKALNAGVNNWAAMLLGVISALFGGVIRDTLVNDLPLIFDRQLYATACLAGAVLYQIGWSLNLDPNLNFIVSAGVITLVRLTAIRKGWALPRINN, from the coding sequence ATGACCATCTGGTACCTGACCGATTTAGTGGGCACGAGCGTATTTGCGATCTCTGGTGCACTATCGGCATTGAGCAAAAAAATGTATCACGACCTATTCGGTATATTTTTTATTGGATTCCTGACGGCCATTGGAGGTGGCACGCTGCGAGACATCATTATGGGAGCTCACCCCATTGCCTGGATACGCGACCCAAACTACCTGATTGTCATTATTGTAAGCGTTATCATTGCGGTATTATGCCGCCGGTGGTGGTTGGGAACGCTTCGCCGACCCCTCTTGATTTTCGATACCATCGGCATTGGCATCTATACCATTCTGGGCATGCAAAAAGCCCTGAATGCAGGCGTAAATAACTGGGCAGCCATGTTACTGGGTGTCATTTCTGCCCTTTTCGGTGGGGTGATCCGGGACACACTGGTCAATGACTTACCGCTGATTTTTGATCGGCAACTCTACGCAACGGCCTGTCTGGCGGGTGCCGTTCTGTACCAGATTGGCTGGTCTCTGAACCTCGACCCCAACCTAAACTTTATCGTTTCAGCGGGCGTCATCACGCTGGTTCGTCTGACTGCCATCCGCAAAGGCTGGGCCCTGCCCCGCATTAACAATTAA
- a CDS encoding LacI family DNA-binding transcriptional regulator, whose product MKNTPVTIKDIARSLNISISTVSRALRGMPEIHPDTRSAIVRLAEELDYQPNQLAKNLAKSRTRTIGVIVPNLSYYYFSAMLNSIEESALQAGYSVLVCQTNESYLREITNIQNLMRSQVEGFIISLSRDTDNYEHVERLARKNIPLVLFDRYAESIDVSKVIVDNQAAAFKATEHLIENGCQRIGFLAGPSQLLLSNQRVAGYREALAKHGLSIGDQYVVHCDYTQENTIMQTLTLMSLPQPPDGVVMISDRVAYPAMYAMNQKGLRIPQDVAVVSFNNEPVSAFFSPALSSVSQPIQDMGAETVRLLLKQLDATEDTVVPRETKVMETQLIVRASSLRPAVR is encoded by the coding sequence GTGAAAAATACACCCGTAACAATCAAAGACATTGCCCGTTCGCTTAACATTTCAATTTCGACCGTTTCGCGTGCCTTACGTGGAATGCCCGAAATTCATCCCGATACCCGAAGTGCTATAGTACGGCTTGCCGAAGAACTGGACTACCAGCCTAATCAGTTAGCGAAGAATCTGGCCAAAAGCCGAACCCGGACCATCGGTGTGATTGTACCGAACCTGAGCTATTATTACTTTTCGGCAATGCTCAATAGCATTGAAGAATCGGCCCTTCAGGCTGGCTATAGCGTGTTGGTATGCCAGACAAACGAGTCCTATCTGCGTGAAATCACCAATATTCAGAACTTGATGCGGAGTCAGGTTGAAGGCTTTATTATTTCGCTCTCACGGGATACCGACAATTATGAGCATGTCGAACGACTGGCCCGTAAGAACATTCCGCTGGTGTTATTTGACCGTTATGCCGAAAGCATCGATGTTTCTAAAGTAATTGTTGATAATCAGGCAGCCGCCTTTAAAGCTACCGAACATTTAATCGAAAATGGCTGTCAGCGAATCGGCTTTCTGGCTGGTCCTTCACAACTACTGCTCAGCAATCAGCGGGTAGCCGGTTACCGGGAAGCCCTGGCCAAACATGGCCTCAGCATCGGCGATCAGTATGTGGTTCATTGCGATTATACACAGGAAAACACCATCATGCAAACGCTGACGCTGATGAGTCTCCCCCAACCTCCCGACGGTGTGGTTATGATCAGCGACCGGGTGGCTTATCCGGCTATGTATGCCATGAATCAAAAAGGGTTGCGCATTCCTCAGGATGTAGCGGTGGTGAGTTTCAACAATGAACCGGTTTCCGCTTTTTTCTCGCCAGCCCTGAGCAGTGTCAGTCAGCCCATACAGGATATGGGTGCTGAAACGGTACGGCTATTACTGAAACAACTAGACGCTACCGAAGACACAGTCGTGCCCAGAGAAACGAAAGTGATGGAAACCCAGTTGATTGTCCGGGCATCGTCACTTCGGCCAGCAGTTCGATAA
- a CDS encoding RNA polymerase sigma factor, which produces MATSTMIPTDEVLMAQLWVRFKAGDEKAFDQLARARYRVLFNYATRFTKDRDLIKDCLQDLFMELWNRRKAVVETPYVTIYLIKALRNNLIRKLRREQGWRAATEEGIEPETVITDGLTAEAEWIAEEAMTETEQSLRQAVGQLPKRQQEVVFLKFYEGLSNDDIAQVMDVEKQTVANFLYRAMTQLRNYLPARIFS; this is translated from the coding sequence ATGGCTACGTCCACGATGATTCCTACTGATGAAGTGCTAATGGCACAACTCTGGGTTCGCTTCAAGGCCGGGGATGAAAAAGCGTTTGACCAATTGGCCCGTGCCCGATACCGGGTCTTGTTCAATTATGCCACCCGTTTCACTAAAGATCGGGATCTGATCAAGGATTGCCTCCAGGATTTATTCATGGAACTATGGAATCGACGCAAAGCCGTTGTCGAAACGCCTTATGTAACGATATACCTTATTAAAGCGTTGCGAAATAATCTGATCCGTAAGCTACGTCGGGAGCAGGGATGGCGGGCTGCTACTGAAGAAGGCATCGAGCCTGAAACCGTGATTACTGACGGTCTGACCGCCGAAGCTGAATGGATTGCCGAAGAAGCTATGACTGAAACGGAGCAGAGCTTACGGCAAGCTGTTGGGCAGTTACCTAAGCGGCAGCAGGAGGTCGTTTTTCTGAAGTTTTACGAAGGGCTTTCAAACGACGATATCGCGCAGGTGATGGACGTTGAAAAACAAACGGTCGCTAATTTTCTGTACCGCGCCATGACGCAACTGCGCAATTACCTGCCTGCCCGTATTTTTTCCTGA
- a CDS encoding FecR family protein — MPDYTDYTFDDFVLDARFREWALTDSPTEREFWNDWLQANPDKLDLVLAARQFVIQMHQSHDDLTDEELDTELNRLQTARQQSPDLDEQTGRQWFGGWLQVAAALLVIGLGSWFFISRQTAKTPLAVFQQRAEQQTESLREVTNETGASRLVRLPDGSRVTLRNGSRISFPIAFTARQREVFLVGEAFFDVVRRPKQPFLVYTNQLTTKVLGTSFTVRAYEGDKEAKVIVRTGKVSVFKTSAAGKPGESDKVQPAFILTPNQQVTFNQEEKQLTRSLVTAPEPIVASTAQLQTVVFDHTPVVKVFKNLEAAYGILINYDADLLVGCELTAEFGQESLFEKLDLICRATESRYEVIDAQIVVYSKGCRQVNVQR, encoded by the coding sequence ATGCCTGATTATACCGACTATACGTTTGACGACTTTGTGCTGGATGCCCGGTTTCGGGAGTGGGCATTGACCGATTCGCCCACTGAACGGGAATTCTGGAACGACTGGCTACAGGCGAATCCCGATAAACTCGATCTGGTGCTGGCGGCCCGGCAGTTTGTGATTCAAATGCACCAGTCGCACGATGATTTGACGGATGAGGAACTGGATACCGAATTAAATCGATTGCAAACGGCCCGACAGCAGTCGCCCGATCTGGACGAACAAACAGGTCGGCAATGGTTTGGTGGCTGGCTGCAGGTAGCCGCTGCTTTGCTTGTTATTGGCCTGGGTAGCTGGTTTTTTATTAGCCGACAAACGGCTAAAACACCGTTGGCCGTTTTTCAGCAAAGGGCTGAGCAACAGACTGAATCGTTAAGGGAAGTTACCAATGAGACGGGAGCCAGTCGGCTGGTCAGATTGCCGGATGGAAGCCGGGTAACACTGCGCAACGGGAGCCGGATCAGTTTCCCCATCGCTTTTACGGCCCGTCAACGGGAGGTCTTTCTGGTTGGAGAAGCTTTTTTTGATGTTGTTCGGCGCCCTAAACAGCCTTTTCTGGTTTATACGAATCAGCTAACGACTAAAGTCCTGGGGACTAGCTTCACCGTACGGGCTTACGAAGGCGACAAAGAGGCTAAAGTAATTGTTCGGACGGGTAAGGTGTCCGTATTCAAGACATCAGCCGCCGGAAAGCCGGGGGAGTCCGATAAAGTACAACCCGCTTTTATTCTGACGCCCAATCAGCAGGTAACCTTTAATCAGGAGGAGAAACAACTGACGCGTTCTTTAGTAACTGCACCAGAGCCCATTGTGGCTTCGACAGCGCAGCTACAAACCGTTGTTTTTGATCATACGCCCGTAGTAAAGGTGTTCAAAAATCTCGAAGCTGCCTACGGTATCCTGATTAACTACGATGCTGATTTGCTGGTCGGTTGCGAATTGACTGCCGAGTTCGGGCAAGAGTCGCTTTTCGAGAAACTAGACCTGATTTGCCGGGCCACGGAATCAAGATATGAAGTGATCGATGCGCAGATTGTTGTCTATAGCAAAGGTTGTCGTCAGGTTAACGTACAGCGATAA
- a CDS encoding TonB-dependent receptor — MITTTKPRVIFGKIMRTAFYQVFILAWCSSLVLAFDGKGQEVLNRPISVTIENQQVEQAIKKIGKLASVRFIYSPQLIRSDRKVNLSVQSQPLADVLNTLLTPLHVTYEVVGSQIILRNADNNGQRTLPVPTKEVQIAPTDQTVIGTVSDEKDAPLPGVTIAVKGTTRGTTTDANGKYSLTVPEKAILVFSFVGYERQEVVLGNQTALNIQLKAESRGLDEVVVVGYGTQKRATLTGSVATIDAKVFQDRGVVDNPLSALQGQIPGVVVTRTSSAPGRANWNFQVRGASSSNGAEPLIIVDGVPLVNQSALNSINPNDIENISVLKDASAAIYGARAAGGVVLVTTKRAKSGKVQIQYDGSVSQKTLGLQPHLINVNQFGQGLLDATTNDFYGVPPTSFLWYRLGQLEVNPPASGFIDFTTNNGQPISPASHPLNPGFGDVKDLTFFNTNWVDVLWGKATSTQHNLSVSGRGEKSGYRVSLGYLRDGSLLQWGQNSNSRYNIRLTHDYQFTSRLKLESNISLEKNDIVQPTQLGNVLGQYQQPGFPISTVDGKPYAWGTQYSPNWQAELGGENKEYNTRVFTNFKLTYELGKNLRLVGTAGYNWTSTDIKEQAKSIPWYNYLGTIQAASNPTQPNTYYSRRLIKDAYTNLNAYLEYFKTFNSTHDVGVTVGTNYERDEANAYTARTNYVANDNVPSLNLGIGDNTTKSVTESQNHYAIGSYFGRFNYAFKQKYLVEVNARYDGSSKFSAANRWKAFYGISGGWRISQEDFMNGLTWLDELKLRGSYGTVGNQNGIGLYDYIQLLNVSATAGPNNSGFPIIGTAPVVYVAPTASLVSLNRTWEKIETTNFGVDYSVLQRRLSGSFDYFVKHNRNMLLGQTYPAVIGATAPAANIGHLKAWGWETSIQWRDKIGNVNYRIGGSLTDNQNKLISYGGANVLNPGLNGPVEGYPLNSYFGLEYAGRIQTAEQLAAYRPLATGNNISMPVTTATLPGVRLGDNMFRDLNGDGKLTTPGDLKYLGRDDPRYSFALNLGADWNGFDFSAVFQGVGQRTIFREGNWRVPFGSIFQGQTDFWVGKTWTPTNTDAYYPNLSAGQNGTTYNTYNYQTSDWSVQNGAYVRLKNLVVGYTLPQSLTQKVKIDRFRIYYSGSDLWEISKIKDGWDPEAPRAAGRIADPNRVTAVDRYPFYRLHTVGVNVTF, encoded by the coding sequence ATGATAACCACTACAAAACCACGGGTGATTTTCGGAAAAATCATGCGAACGGCGTTTTATCAGGTCTTCATCCTGGCTTGGTGTTCCAGCCTGGTGCTGGCCTTCGACGGAAAGGGGCAGGAAGTGCTAAACCGCCCCATTTCAGTCACGATCGAAAATCAGCAGGTCGAGCAAGCCATCAAAAAAATTGGTAAGCTGGCTTCAGTGCGCTTTATATATAGTCCACAACTTATCCGGTCCGACCGAAAAGTGAACCTGTCGGTACAGAGCCAGCCCCTTGCCGATGTGTTGAACACGCTACTGACACCGCTTCATGTGACCTATGAAGTTGTCGGTTCACAGATCATCCTGCGAAACGCAGACAATAATGGCCAACGGACTCTTCCAGTGCCAACGAAAGAAGTTCAGATTGCACCGACCGATCAAACCGTAATCGGCACCGTTTCTGACGAAAAAGATGCTCCCTTACCGGGCGTAACCATCGCGGTAAAAGGCACCACGCGAGGCACAACAACCGACGCCAACGGAAAATATTCACTCACCGTACCCGAAAAAGCAATCCTGGTCTTCTCGTTTGTGGGTTATGAGCGTCAGGAAGTAGTGCTGGGCAATCAAACAGCGCTGAATATTCAGCTAAAGGCAGAATCACGGGGCCTGGACGAAGTCGTCGTGGTTGGTTATGGTACACAGAAACGGGCAACCCTCACGGGTTCCGTAGCTACTATCGACGCTAAAGTGTTTCAGGATAGAGGGGTTGTCGACAACCCATTGTCAGCACTACAGGGTCAGATTCCGGGTGTTGTCGTTACCCGCACCTCATCGGCTCCCGGCCGGGCAAACTGGAACTTTCAGGTTCGGGGCGCTTCATCGAGCAACGGTGCCGAACCGCTGATCATTGTCGATGGTGTACCCCTAGTGAATCAGAGTGCGTTGAACTCCATCAATCCAAACGATATTGAAAACATATCGGTACTGAAAGATGCTTCGGCTGCCATTTACGGTGCCCGAGCGGCTGGTGGCGTCGTATTGGTTACGACTAAACGGGCAAAATCGGGCAAGGTACAGATCCAGTACGATGGGTCTGTTTCTCAGAAAACACTTGGCCTGCAACCGCACCTGATTAATGTGAATCAATTCGGGCAGGGGCTGCTCGATGCCACGACGAACGATTTTTATGGTGTTCCACCGACCTCGTTCCTCTGGTACCGACTCGGACAGCTGGAGGTCAATCCGCCCGCTTCGGGTTTTATCGACTTCACGACCAATAATGGGCAACCGATCAGTCCAGCTTCGCATCCGCTGAATCCGGGCTTTGGCGATGTGAAGGACTTAACGTTTTTCAACACCAACTGGGTGGATGTATTATGGGGGAAAGCCACGTCTACGCAACATAATCTGAGCGTATCGGGGCGGGGCGAAAAATCAGGCTATCGGGTATCGTTGGGTTATTTGCGCGATGGAAGCTTGCTGCAATGGGGCCAGAACTCGAATAGCCGCTACAACATTCGCCTGACTCACGATTACCAGTTTACGAGCCGGTTGAAATTAGAATCGAATATCTCACTGGAGAAAAATGACATTGTTCAGCCCACCCAGTTGGGCAATGTGTTAGGGCAATATCAACAGCCCGGTTTCCCAATTTCGACGGTGGATGGCAAACCCTATGCCTGGGGAACGCAATACAGCCCGAACTGGCAGGCCGAATTGGGTGGTGAGAATAAGGAATATAACACACGGGTATTCACTAATTTCAAGTTGACCTACGAGTTAGGGAAGAACCTGCGCTTAGTGGGAACGGCGGGCTATAACTGGACATCGACCGATATCAAAGAGCAAGCGAAATCGATACCCTGGTATAATTACCTCGGAACGATTCAGGCAGCGAGTAACCCCACGCAGCCAAACACCTATTATTCGCGTCGATTGATTAAAGATGCCTATACTAACCTGAATGCGTATCTGGAATATTTTAAAACCTTTAACAGTACACACGATGTAGGGGTTACGGTGGGTACGAACTACGAACGCGACGAGGCCAATGCCTATACGGCCAGAACCAATTACGTTGCCAATGATAATGTGCCTTCGCTGAATCTGGGTATTGGCGATAACACGACCAAGAGTGTAACCGAGAGCCAGAATCACTACGCGATCGGGTCTTATTTTGGCCGCTTTAATTACGCATTCAAGCAAAAATATCTGGTTGAGGTCAACGCCCGTTACGACGGCTCTTCAAAGTTTAGTGCGGCCAACCGCTGGAAGGCATTTTATGGTATATCGGGCGGGTGGCGTATCTCGCAGGAAGACTTTATGAATGGCTTGACCTGGCTGGATGAACTGAAGCTGCGTGGGTCCTATGGCACTGTTGGTAACCAGAACGGGATTGGCCTGTACGATTATATCCAACTCCTGAATGTGAGCGCTACCGCCGGGCCAAATAATAGCGGATTCCCCATTATTGGTACGGCTCCGGTCGTCTATGTAGCTCCAACCGCCAGCCTGGTGAGCCTGAACCGTACCTGGGAAAAGATAGAGACCACCAACTTCGGCGTCGATTATTCAGTTCTGCAACGGCGTTTGTCGGGTAGCTTCGATTACTTCGTGAAGCATAACCGCAACATGCTGCTGGGGCAAACCTATCCAGCCGTAATTGGTGCAACAGCTCCAGCCGCTAACATTGGTCACCTGAAAGCCTGGGGATGGGAAACGTCGATTCAGTGGCGGGATAAAATCGGTAATGTAAACTACCGTATTGGTGGTTCTTTGACCGATAACCAGAACAAATTGATTAGCTATGGTGGTGCCAATGTGCTCAACCCAGGTTTAAATGGTCCCGTTGAAGGCTACCCACTCAATTCATACTTTGGCCTGGAGTATGCAGGCCGTATTCAAACGGCAGAGCAACTGGCTGCGTACCGGCCCCTGGCCACCGGCAATAACATCAGTATGCCCGTAACAACGGCTACACTACCGGGCGTTCGGTTAGGCGATAACATGTTCAGAGATCTGAATGGCGATGGGAAACTGACAACACCGGGTGATTTGAAATACCTGGGTCGCGACGATCCACGCTACAGCTTCGCGTTGAATCTGGGTGCCGACTGGAACGGGTTCGATTTCTCGGCGGTGTTTCAGGGTGTTGGTCAGCGAACAATTTTCCGGGAAGGAAACTGGCGCGTACCATTCGGTTCCATCTTCCAGGGACAAACTGATTTCTGGGTAGGCAAAACCTGGACGCCAACCAACACGGATGCCTATTATCCGAATCTGTCTGCTGGCCAGAACGGTACAACCTACAATACCTACAACTACCAGACTTCGGATTGGTCAGTACAAAATGGGGCGTATGTACGGTTGAAGAATCTGGTCGTCGGCTACACGCTTCCGCAATCCCTGACCCAAAAGGTGAAAATTGACCGGTTTCGCATCTACTACTCGGGTAGCGACCTGTGGGAAATCAGCAAGATCAAGGATGGCTGGGACCCCGAAGCACCCCGAGCTGCGGGTCGTATTGCTGATCCTAACCGGGTTACGGCCGTTGATCGGTATCCCTTCTATCGTTTACATACAGTCGGCGTAAACGTCACCTTTTAA
- a CDS encoding RagB/SusD family nutrient uptake outer membrane protein, with amino-acid sequence MKPFRFSYTLLLAGALSLTQTSCNKALELDPLDQLSDAAYWTSPNDFLLAANAFYPYMRTFADVVYDTPPNTSNQNYHTDYKADILASQNIFSRGLNTVPTTDSPYSNGYTRIRNINYLLSKVPTYPTPAEISKYVAEAKFFRAYIYFDLLQVYGGVPIISKLLAPDSPELQAPRNTRDEVVDFIIKDLNDAIADLPVKTAQTAAELGRINKEVAQSFLGRVALYEGTWQKFRSGARANTLLDMAISASGAVITGGQYQLFAPAALGDSAQKYMFILENQKSNPASIQKSANNEYILANRYDQTVRMINNNVSRSTPINLTRNFVNLYLSKDGLPIEKSPLFKGYATMTSEFENRDNRMRYNMKIAGGYYWSPNANWRIDWTGGPADRANADGSPFKPYANGTSGYYSQKWVAERQVPDNQEAYDYPVIRYAEVLLNYAEAVFERNGTISDADLDKSLNLVRNRVNKAMPKLSTQFVTTNGLDMRTEIRRERTIELYQEGFRLDDLKRWHNAVEVLTKPLVGVKWTGTEFQTLWPSQAATAKDAEGNLIVDGSRSFSEKNYLLPIPSQQIQLNPKLEQNTGW; translated from the coding sequence ATGAAACCGTTTCGATTCTCATATACGCTATTGCTGGCGGGGGCGCTATCCCTCACGCAAACCAGTTGTAATAAAGCACTTGAACTGGACCCGTTGGACCAGCTCTCGGATGCAGCTTACTGGACATCACCGAATGATTTTCTGCTGGCTGCCAATGCCTTCTATCCGTACATGCGCACCTTTGCGGATGTCGTTTACGATACTCCGCCCAATACCTCGAACCAGAATTACCATACGGATTACAAAGCAGATATACTGGCCTCACAGAATATTTTCAGCCGGGGATTGAATACCGTGCCAACGACTGATAGCCCGTATAGCAACGGTTATACGCGCATCCGGAACATTAACTACCTGTTGAGTAAGGTGCCAACCTACCCAACACCCGCTGAGATCAGCAAATACGTTGCCGAAGCGAAGTTCTTTCGGGCGTATATCTATTTCGATCTGCTGCAGGTTTACGGGGGTGTTCCGATCATCAGTAAATTACTGGCCCCAGATTCGCCTGAGTTGCAGGCACCCCGGAATACCCGTGATGAAGTCGTTGATTTTATCATCAAAGATCTCAATGATGCCATTGCCGATCTGCCGGTTAAAACAGCTCAGACGGCTGCTGAACTGGGTCGAATCAATAAGGAAGTTGCCCAGTCATTTCTGGGAAGGGTTGCTCTCTACGAAGGAACCTGGCAGAAATTTCGCTCGGGTGCACGGGCCAATACCCTGCTGGACATGGCCATTAGTGCGAGTGGTGCCGTGATTACGGGCGGTCAATACCAGCTATTTGCCCCCGCAGCCCTGGGTGATTCGGCTCAGAAATACATGTTCATTCTGGAAAATCAGAAGTCGAATCCGGCCAGCATCCAGAAATCGGCCAATAATGAGTACATTCTGGCCAACCGCTACGACCAAACGGTACGGATGATCAACAACAACGTGAGCCGGTCAACGCCTATCAATCTGACCCGAAATTTTGTCAATCTGTACCTGAGTAAAGATGGTTTGCCGATCGAAAAGTCACCGCTGTTTAAAGGGTACGCAACGATGACGTCCGAGTTCGAGAATCGCGATAACCGGATGCGGTACAACATGAAAATTGCAGGCGGTTATTACTGGTCGCCAAATGCCAACTGGCGCATCGACTGGACGGGTGGCCCGGCCGACAGAGCCAATGCCGATGGATCGCCCTTTAAACCATATGCCAACGGTACATCGGGATACTACAGCCAGAAGTGGGTAGCGGAGCGTCAGGTTCCTGATAATCAGGAAGCCTATGATTATCCGGTAATTCGGTATGCCGAAGTGTTACTGAACTACGCTGAGGCCGTGTTTGAACGGAATGGAACCATTAGCGATGCCGATCTGGACAAGTCTTTAAATCTGGTACGGAATCGGGTTAACAAGGCAATGCCAAAACTGAGCACCCAGTTTGTCACGACCAATGGGCTGGACATGCGGACGGAAATCCGGCGGGAACGGACCATTGAACTGTATCAGGAAGGCTTCCGGCTCGATGATCTGAAGCGTTGGCACAATGCCGTTGAGGTTCTCACCAAACCATTGGTTGGTGTTAAATGGACGGGTACTGAATTTCAGACACTTTGGCCTTCACAGGCCGCTACGGCGAAAGATGCGGAAGGAAACCTGATCGTGGATGGTAGCCGCTCTTTCAGTGAGAAAAATTATCTGCTCCCGATCCCTTCCCAGCAGATCCAGTTGAACCCCAAGCTCGAACAAAATACGGGCTGGTAA